TGATGGATCAGCCCCGGTCGTGGGCGTCGGTGGGTGAGGGCCATCTGCAACGCCGTCAGCGCCACCTGCTGATCCGGGCGTGGACTCATGGCCCAGCCGATGACGCGGCGCGAGTACAGATCCAGGATCACGGCCAAATACACCCAGCCCGCGCGTGTCGCAATGGCGGTCAGATCGCCGGCCCAGATGCGATTGGGAGCTGCGGCCACAAACCGCTGCTGCAGCCGGTTGGGCGCCGGCGGCGCGAACTCATGGCGCGCGTGCATCACGCGGAATCGCCGGGTCCGCTTGGCGAGCAACCCCTGCTGACGACGCAGTCGCGCCACCCGATGGCGCCCACAGGGCACTCCGGCTGCCACCAATGTCCGCCACAGCTTGATCGCGCCATACCGTTCCTTCAGCTGCCGATGGAGCTGGATCATCCGTTCCACCAACCGAGCGTTGGCCTGGGCGCGCGGACTCGCCGGACGGTGGCGCCAGGCGTAGTACCCACTCCGACTGACGGCCAACACCTGACAGAGCCGTCCAATTCGATGGTGGTGCTGATGGATTTGAATGAATTGGTACTTCATGGCGACTCCCGCGCAAAGAATATCGCGGTGAGTTC
The window above is part of the Nitrospira sp. genome. Proteins encoded here:
- a CDS encoding IS3 family transposase, whose protein sequence is MLCAGVAMKYQFIQIHQHHHRIGRLCQVLAVSRSGYYAWRHRPASPRAQANARLVERMIQLHRQLKERYGAIKLWRTLVAAGVPCGRHRVARLRRQQGLLAKRTRRFRVMHARHEFAPPAPNRLQQRFVAAAPNRIWAGDLTAIATRAGWVYLAVILDLYSRRVIGWAMSPRPDQQVALTALQMALTHRRPRPGLIHHTDQGATYTSLAYQRQVRQAGLVASMSRKGNCYDNAVVESFFSTLKNELVHDQDFWTREAAQASVFEFIEVFYNRQRLHQALGYVSPVQFEAAHVS